In the genome of Verrucomicrobiota bacterium, one region contains:
- a CDS encoding adenosine kinase, with protein sequence MLEKKFDIIGVGSPVVDSLAHVSEDFVAGISGEKGGMELVSAEQMANMINNIDGEVLQAAGGSAGNTVFGLAKLGLKSAFVGKLGNCEAAAFYRTEFEKLGGDSSRFKIGDIANARCLSLVTPDTERTMRTDLGASAMLAANELSSEDFADARHVHVEGYVLFNRDLMMATLKAAKEAGCTISLDLASFEVVGAAKDILDSILDQYIDVVFANEEEAAAYAGVQVSDQDSVRQLGGKCEIAVVKLGKDGSLIFNNGDLIKIEPVKAQAIDTTGAGDLWATGFLYGWLKGRPLKECGDYGSVVASEVVSILGTSLPDQTWQQRIFPALNLA encoded by the coding sequence AGGGTGGAATGGAATTAGTATCTGCAGAGCAAATGGCAAACATGATAAACAATATAGATGGTGAAGTGCTTCAGGCCGCGGGAGGGTCTGCTGGTAACACTGTTTTTGGTCTAGCAAAATTGGGCCTGAAATCAGCCTTTGTTGGTAAGTTGGGTAACTGTGAAGCCGCGGCTTTTTATAGAACAGAGTTCGAAAAGTTAGGTGGTGATAGTAGCCGCTTTAAGATCGGTGATATTGCAAACGCCAGATGTTTGTCGTTAGTTACCCCCGATACAGAACGGACGATGAGGACTGATTTAGGAGCTTCTGCCATGTTAGCTGCCAATGAGCTTTCTTCCGAAGACTTTGCAGATGCAAGGCACGTGCATGTGGAAGGCTATGTTTTATTTAATCGGGACTTAATGATGGCCACTTTGAAAGCAGCAAAAGAAGCGGGCTGCACCATTAGCTTGGATTTAGCCTCTTTTGAAGTCGTTGGTGCTGCTAAGGATATTTTAGACTCTATTTTGGACCAGTACATTGATGTGGTATTTGCTAATGAAGAAGAAGCGGCTGCTTATGCTGGGGTACAAGTTTCTGATCAAGACTCAGTTAGGCAATTAGGTGGTAAGTGTGAGATTGCCGTTGTGAAATTAGGAAAAGATGGATCACTTATTTTTAACAATGGTGATTTGATCAAGATAGAACCAGTTAAAGCGCAAGCGATTGATACCACGGGAGCTGGAGATCTTTGGGCAACGGGGTTTCTATACGGTTGGCTAAAAGGTAGACCTTTAAAAGAATGTGGGGATTATGGTTCCGTTGTGGCCTCAGAAGTTGTTAGCATCTTGGGTACTAGCCTTCCGGATCAAACTTGGCAACAGAGAATCTTTCCAGCACTAAATCTGGCATAG